A stretch of Streptomyces vietnamensis DNA encodes these proteins:
- the nadE gene encoding ammonia-dependent NAD(+) synthetase, whose protein sequence is MTDPASTALQLQIARDLQVAETFDPKAEIERRVAFLTERLTSTGLRSLVLGISGGVDSTTAGRLCQVAVERARAAGHDATFYAMRLPYGVQADEHDAQTALGFIRADRVLTVDVKAASDAALEACLAGGTTFRDAHHQDFVQGNIKARQRMIAQYAVAGAHDGLVVGTDHAAEAVSGFFTKFGDGAADVVPLTGLTKRRVRAIADELGAPTELVWKTPTADLETLDPGKADEDALGVTYDDIDDFLEGKPVAETAYATIVRRYELTEHKRQLPIAP, encoded by the coding sequence GTGACCGACCCGGCGTCCACCGCCCTCCAGCTGCAGATCGCCCGGGACCTCCAGGTCGCCGAGACCTTCGACCCGAAGGCGGAGATCGAGCGCCGGGTGGCCTTCCTCACCGAGCGGCTCACCTCCACCGGCCTTCGCTCCCTCGTCCTCGGCATCAGCGGCGGCGTCGACTCCACCACCGCCGGCCGGCTCTGCCAGGTCGCCGTGGAGCGGGCCCGCGCGGCCGGTCACGACGCCACCTTCTACGCGATGCGCCTGCCGTACGGCGTCCAGGCCGACGAGCACGACGCGCAGACCGCCCTCGGCTTCATCCGCGCCGACCGGGTCCTCACCGTGGACGTCAAGGCGGCCAGCGACGCGGCCCTGGAGGCCTGCCTCGCCGGCGGGACGACCTTCCGCGACGCCCACCACCAGGACTTCGTGCAGGGCAACATCAAGGCCCGGCAGCGGATGATCGCCCAGTACGCGGTCGCCGGCGCCCACGACGGCCTCGTCGTCGGCACCGACCACGCCGCCGAGGCCGTCTCCGGCTTCTTCACCAAGTTCGGCGACGGCGCCGCCGACGTCGTCCCGCTGACCGGCCTGACCAAGCGGCGCGTCCGCGCGATCGCCGACGAGCTGGGCGCCCCGACCGAGCTCGTGTGGAAGACCCCCACGGCCGACCTGGAGACCCTCGACCCGGGCAAGGCCGACGAGGACGCGCTCGGCGTCACCTACGACGACATCGACGACTTCCTGGAGGGGAAGCCGGTCGCGGAGACCGCGTACGCCACGATCGTCCGCCGCTACGAGCTCACCGAGCACAAGCGGCAGCTGCCGATCGCGCCCTGA
- a CDS encoding VOC family protein: protein MFGETTAYSGFSVDDLDAARDFYGDVLGLRVEETGGPEGMRMLNLVLPGGARVFVYPKENHTPATFTILNFEVDDIDRAVDELVGRGVTFQRYPGFEADEKGVVRDGHGPAVAWFTDPAGNIIAVLSTG, encoded by the coding sequence ATGTTCGGCGAGACCACGGCGTACAGCGGCTTCTCGGTCGACGACCTCGACGCCGCGCGCGACTTCTACGGCGACGTCCTCGGCCTGAGGGTGGAGGAGACCGGCGGCCCGGAGGGGATGCGGATGCTGAACCTCGTCCTGCCCGGCGGGGCGCGGGTCTTCGTCTATCCCAAGGAGAACCACACCCCGGCCACCTTCACGATCCTCAACTTCGAGGTCGACGACATCGACCGGGCCGTCGACGAGCTGGTGGGGCGCGGGGTGACCTTCCAGCGCTACCCCGGCTTCGAGGCCGACGAGAAGGGCGTCGTGCGCGACGGGCACGGCCCCGCCGTCGCCTGGTTCACGGACCCGGCGGGCAACATCATCGCGGTCCTCTCGACCGGCTGA
- a CDS encoding alpha/beta fold hydrolase, protein MTTYRQPGLVLTDHRFPVPLDHARPDGERIEVFGREVVAADKDRSGREKLPWLVYLEGGPGFGARRFIGPQAWLGRAVKEFRVLLLDQRGTGRSTPANRQTLPLRGGPAEQAEYLAHFRADSIVKDCELIRRRLTDGAPWTVLGQSFGGFCATHYLSTAPEGLERVLVTGGLPSLYATADEVYRAAYPRIRRKNEAHFARHPQDAERVNAIAAHLIDHEVTLPGGGLLTVEAFQSLGILLGSGDGTHQLHLLLEGAFVPTPGGPALSDAFLEQVQAHLSYAGHPLYAVLHEAIYAQGQGPTDWAAERVRAEHPEFDARTALAEGAPLLFTGETVHPWHFTTDPALRPLRETAELLAARTDWEPLYDPERLAANQVPVAAAVYQDDMYVDTAHSLETARAVRGLRTWVTDEFEHDGVRAGGPRVLDRLLSLARSEI, encoded by the coding sequence TTGACCACCTACCGCCAGCCGGGCCTCGTCCTCACCGACCACCGCTTCCCCGTCCCCCTCGACCACGCCCGCCCCGACGGCGAGCGCATCGAGGTCTTCGGCCGTGAGGTCGTCGCGGCCGACAAGGACCGATCCGGCCGCGAGAAGCTTCCCTGGCTGGTGTACCTGGAGGGCGGGCCCGGCTTCGGCGCCCGCCGCTTCATCGGCCCGCAGGCCTGGCTCGGCCGCGCCGTGAAGGAGTTCCGCGTCCTCCTCCTCGACCAGCGCGGCACCGGCCGCTCCACCCCGGCCAACCGCCAGACCCTGCCGCTGCGCGGCGGCCCGGCCGAGCAGGCGGAGTACCTGGCGCACTTCCGCGCCGACTCCATCGTCAAGGACTGCGAGCTGATCCGCCGCCGCCTCACCGACGGCGCCCCCTGGACCGTCCTCGGCCAGAGCTTCGGCGGCTTCTGCGCCACCCACTACCTCTCCACCGCCCCCGAGGGCCTGGAGCGGGTCCTCGTCACCGGCGGCCTGCCCTCCCTGTACGCGACCGCCGACGAGGTCTACCGCGCCGCCTACCCCCGTATCCGGCGGAAGAACGAGGCCCACTTCGCCCGCCACCCCCAGGACGCGGAACGGGTCAACGCGATCGCCGCCCACCTCATCGACCACGAGGTCACCCTCCCCGGCGGCGGTCTCCTCACCGTCGAGGCCTTCCAGTCCCTCGGCATCCTCCTCGGTTCCGGCGACGGCACCCACCAGCTCCATCTGCTCCTGGAGGGCGCCTTCGTGCCCACCCCGGGCGGGCCCGCGCTCTCCGACGCCTTCCTGGAGCAGGTCCAGGCGCACCTCTCGTACGCCGGACACCCGCTGTACGCCGTACTCCACGAGGCCATCTACGCCCAGGGGCAGGGCCCCACCGACTGGGCCGCCGAGCGCGTCCGCGCCGAGCACCCCGAGTTCGACGCCCGCACCGCGCTCGCCGAGGGCGCGCCGCTGCTCTTCACCGGCGAGACCGTCCATCCCTGGCACTTCACCACCGACCCCGCCCTGCGCCCGCTCCGCGAGACCGCCGAACTGCTCGCCGCGCGCACCGACTGGGAACCGCTGTACGACCCCGAGCGGCTCGCCGCCAACCAGGTCCCGGTGGCGGCCGCCGTCTACCAGGACGACATGTACGTCGACACCGCCCACTCCCTGGAGACCGCGCGCGCCGTGCGCGGCCTGCGGACCTGGGTGACCGACGAGTTCGAGCACGACGGGGTGCGGGCCGGCGGGCCGCGCGTCCTCGACCGGCTGCTCTCCCTCGCCAGGAGCGAGATCTGA
- a CDS encoding substrate-binding domain-containing protein, translating into MAARETPASGRELKFRALMAELRRGILDGTWPPGSKLPTERALATETGLSVTTVRRAYEDLVALGLVERRQGAGTFAAHRPERDRADRRIVGVLVPDTTFYYPRVLQGIEKELAAAGARLVLACSHYDPAEEDAAVERLLSAGVHGLLLVPSLHTATDPGRRAEELLALPVPAVLVERRLAAHGPGDPTEHVCTDHEGGAYDAVRHLRALGHERLGLVARTDAPTTAPIESGFARALADLGLPAPAYERDVMARWDPDRADLALAALRASGVTAALCFGDREAALMLGAARRAGLRVPEDLALISYDNEFADVAETPLTAVSPPKYQLGRLAAQILLRRLAEGDAAPLHQVQLRPRLVVRASCGGRAREAQKSKQ; encoded by the coding sequence ATGGCGGCACGCGAGACACCGGCGTCCGGCCGGGAGCTGAAGTTCCGGGCCCTCATGGCGGAGCTGCGGCGCGGCATCCTCGACGGCACCTGGCCCCCCGGCAGCAAGCTGCCCACCGAACGCGCGCTCGCCACCGAGACGGGCCTGTCCGTCACCACCGTCCGCCGCGCCTACGAGGACCTCGTCGCCCTCGGCCTCGTCGAACGGCGCCAGGGCGCGGGGACCTTCGCCGCCCACCGCCCCGAGCGCGACCGGGCCGACCGCCGGATCGTCGGCGTCCTCGTCCCCGACACCACCTTCTACTACCCGCGCGTCCTCCAGGGCATCGAGAAGGAACTCGCGGCGGCCGGCGCCCGGCTCGTCCTCGCCTGCTCGCACTACGACCCCGCCGAGGAGGACGCCGCCGTCGAACGGCTCCTGTCCGCCGGGGTCCACGGCCTCCTCCTCGTACCCAGCCTGCACACCGCGACCGACCCGGGACGGCGCGCCGAGGAGCTCCTCGCCCTGCCCGTCCCCGCCGTCCTCGTCGAACGCCGGCTCGCCGCCCACGGCCCCGGCGACCCCACCGAGCACGTGTGCACCGACCACGAGGGCGGCGCCTACGACGCCGTGCGCCATCTGCGGGCCCTCGGGCACGAGCGGCTCGGGCTCGTCGCCCGCACCGACGCGCCCACCACCGCCCCCATCGAGTCCGGCTTCGCCCGCGCCCTCGCCGACCTCGGACTGCCCGCCCCGGCGTACGAGCGGGACGTGATGGCCCGCTGGGACCCGGACCGCGCCGACCTCGCTCTCGCCGCGCTGCGCGCCTCCGGCGTCACCGCCGCGCTCTGCTTCGGCGACCGGGAGGCCGCCCTGATGCTCGGGGCGGCCCGCCGGGCCGGCCTTCGGGTGCCGGAGGACCTCGCCCTGATCAGCTACGACAACGAGTTCGCGGACGTCGCGGAGACCCCGCTGACGGCCGTGTCGCCGCCCAAGTACCAGCTGGGCCGCCTCGCCGCGCAGATCCTGCTGCGACGACTGGCCGAGGGGGACGCGGCCCCGTTGCACCAGGTGCAGCTGCGACCGAGGCTCGTGGTCCGCGCCTCCTGCGGCGGCCGGGCGCGGGAGGCGCAAAAGTCCAAGCAGTGA
- a CDS encoding SIS domain-containing protein: MSTHVSAEIAGQPDCWRRAAEIADRDTGLLPARGERVAVVGCGTSYFIARAYAALRESLGAGETDAFPASDTTPLGRGYDRIVALTRSGTTTEVVDLLAGAAGRVPTLVVTGVPDSPAGRLADRIVDLGFADERSVVQTRFATTALQLLRAGLGVDLGPAIADAELVLYEQLPAAWERRGQFTFLGTGWTVGLADEAALKLREVARAWTESYAAMEYRHGPITISDRASLVCCIGPEPSGLRDEVESTGALFAADAIDPVAALVRVQRLAVALAARRGLNPDRPRHISRSVILAGAFRPTVSEATRILRS; encoded by the coding sequence ATGAGCACCCACGTCAGCGCGGAGATCGCCGGCCAGCCCGACTGCTGGCGCCGCGCCGCCGAGATCGCCGACCGCGACACCGGCCTGCTGCCGGCCCGCGGCGAGCGCGTCGCGGTCGTCGGCTGCGGCACCTCGTACTTCATCGCCCGCGCCTACGCGGCGCTGCGGGAGTCCCTCGGCGCGGGCGAGACCGACGCGTTCCCCGCCTCCGACACGACCCCGCTCGGCCGCGGCTACGACCGGATCGTCGCCCTCACCCGCTCCGGCACCACCACGGAGGTCGTGGACCTGCTCGCCGGCGCCGCGGGCCGCGTCCCGACGCTCGTCGTCACCGGGGTCCCCGACAGCCCCGCCGGACGGCTCGCCGACCGGATCGTCGACCTCGGCTTCGCCGACGAACGCTCCGTCGTCCAGACCCGGTTCGCCACCACCGCCCTCCAACTCCTGCGCGCCGGGCTCGGGGTGGACCTCGGCCCGGCGATCGCCGACGCCGAACTCGTCCTGTACGAGCAGCTGCCGGCCGCCTGGGAGCGACGCGGCCAGTTCACCTTCCTCGGCACCGGCTGGACCGTCGGACTCGCCGACGAGGCGGCGCTCAAGCTGCGCGAAGTGGCCCGCGCCTGGACGGAGTCGTACGCGGCGATGGAGTACCGCCACGGCCCGATCACCATCAGCGACCGGGCGAGCCTGGTCTGCTGCATCGGCCCGGAGCCCTCCGGCCTCCGCGACGAAGTGGAGTCCACGGGCGCCCTGTTCGCCGCCGACGCGATCGACCCGGTCGCGGCCCTCGTCCGCGTCCAGCGGCTCGCGGTCGCCCTCGCGGCCCGGCGCGGCCTCAACCCCGACCGCCCGCGGCACATCTCGCGCTCGGTCATCCTCGCCGGAGCGTTCCGCCCCACCGTGTCGGAGGCGACCCGTATCCTGCGCTCATGA
- a CDS encoding PIG-L deacetylase family protein: protein MIDTDAQELLEMPGDWTRALAVVAHPDDLEYGCAAAVAAWTDAGKEVTYVLATRGEAGIDTLAPDLCGPIREQEQRDSAAVVGVDTVEFLDHRDGVIEYGLGLRRDIAAAIRRHRPELVITLNHRDTWGGGPGAPWNTPDHLAVGRATLDAAADAGNRWIFPELTDQGLEPWNGVRWVAVAASSTPTHAIDATPGLDRAIRSLLCHRAYIEALTDEDPEKYVRDFLTTATSRASARFGDRPAVTFELFAR from the coding sequence ATGATCGACACGGATGCCCAGGAGCTCCTGGAGATGCCCGGCGACTGGACGCGCGCGCTCGCCGTCGTCGCCCACCCCGACGACCTGGAGTACGGCTGCGCGGCGGCCGTCGCCGCCTGGACGGACGCGGGGAAGGAGGTCACGTACGTCCTCGCCACCCGCGGCGAGGCCGGCATCGACACCCTCGCCCCGGACCTCTGCGGCCCGATCCGCGAGCAGGAGCAGCGGGACAGCGCGGCCGTCGTCGGCGTGGACACCGTCGAGTTCCTCGACCACCGCGACGGCGTGATCGAGTACGGTCTCGGGCTGCGCCGCGACATCGCGGCCGCGATCCGCCGCCACCGCCCGGAGCTCGTGATCACCCTCAACCACCGCGACACCTGGGGCGGCGGCCCGGGCGCCCCCTGGAACACCCCGGACCACCTGGCCGTCGGCCGCGCCACCCTCGACGCGGCCGCCGACGCGGGCAACCGCTGGATCTTCCCCGAACTGACCGACCAGGGCCTGGAGCCCTGGAACGGCGTCCGCTGGGTCGCGGTCGCCGCCTCCAGCACGCCGACCCACGCGATCGACGCGACCCCCGGCCTGGACCGCGCGATCCGCTCCCTCCTCTGCCACCGCGCCTACATCGAGGCCCTGACGGACGAGGACCCGGAGAAGTACGTCCGCGACTTCCTGACCACGGCGACGTCCCGCGCATCGGCCCGCTTCGGCGACCGCCCGGCGGTCACGTTCGAACTCTTCGCCCGCTAG
- a CDS encoding VOC family protein, producing MLGTQFTKGSPNWIDLGSPDTDAAAAFYGAVFGWDFRSAGPDSGGYGFFQQDGATVGALGPLDEGAHSAWTVYFQTPDADATQKAAEEAGGTVRVEAFDVMDAGRMACLTDPAGAEFAVWQPGTVKGLERTSAPDTLLWAELHVPDPESTLAFYRTLFGWRWSLMEAPGITYRVISTAEGDQEEASFGGVAEVQNEGDPSRWIPYFTVEDPDATSRTAQGGGGSVVLPAADIPDVGRIAWLADPFGAVFAVMKPMPRA from the coding sequence ATGCTCGGTACGCAGTTCACCAAGGGCTCCCCCAACTGGATCGACCTCGGCAGCCCGGACACCGATGCCGCGGCCGCGTTCTACGGCGCGGTCTTCGGCTGGGACTTCCGGTCGGCGGGCCCGGACTCCGGCGGCTACGGCTTCTTCCAGCAGGACGGCGCCACGGTCGGGGCCCTGGGACCGCTCGACGAGGGCGCGCACAGCGCCTGGACGGTGTACTTCCAGACCCCGGACGCGGACGCCACCCAGAAGGCCGCCGAGGAGGCGGGAGGCACCGTGCGCGTCGAGGCCTTCGACGTCATGGACGCGGGCCGCATGGCCTGCCTGACCGACCCGGCCGGCGCCGAGTTCGCCGTCTGGCAGCCGGGGACGGTGAAGGGCCTGGAGCGGACCTCCGCCCCCGACACCCTCCTCTGGGCCGAACTGCACGTCCCCGACCCGGAGTCCACGCTCGCCTTCTACCGGACCCTGTTCGGCTGGCGCTGGTCGCTGATGGAGGCGCCCGGCATCACCTACCGGGTGATCTCCACCGCCGAGGGAGACCAGGAGGAGGCCTCCTTCGGCGGCGTCGCCGAGGTCCAGAACGAGGGAGATCCCTCGCGCTGGATCCCGTACTTCACGGTGGAGGACCCCGACGCGACCTCCCGCACGGCCCAGGGCGGCGGCGGCTCGGTCGTCCTGCCCGCCGCCGACATCCCCGACGTCGGCCGCATCGCCTGGCTCGCCGACCCCTTCGGCGCGGTCTTCGCGGTGATGAAGCCCATGCCGAGGGCCTGA
- a CDS encoding helix-turn-helix domain-containing protein, producing the protein MTEDDRIDAVLTEVGPRLRRVRRDRGVTLAELSAATGISVSTLSRLESGQRKPSLELLLPLARAHQVPLDELVGAPPVGDPRVKAKPIVRHGRTMYPLTRQPGGLQAYKVIQEKAHENPEPRVHEGYEWLYVLSGRLRLVLGEHDVVLTAGEAAEFDTRVPHWFGPTEDGPVEFLSLYGPQGERMHVRARPKKSG; encoded by the coding sequence ATGACCGAAGACGACCGCATCGACGCCGTCCTGACCGAGGTCGGCCCCCGGCTCCGCCGTGTCCGCCGCGACCGCGGGGTGACCCTCGCCGAGCTCTCCGCCGCCACCGGCATCTCCGTGAGCACCCTCTCCCGGCTGGAGTCCGGACAGCGCAAGCCCAGCCTCGAACTGCTCCTGCCGCTCGCCCGCGCCCATCAGGTCCCCCTCGACGAGCTGGTCGGCGCCCCGCCGGTCGGCGACCCCCGGGTCAAGGCGAAGCCCATCGTGCGCCACGGCCGGACCATGTACCCGTTGACCCGGCAGCCCGGCGGGCTCCAGGCGTACAAGGTGATCCAGGAGAAGGCGCACGAGAACCCGGAACCCCGGGTGCACGAGGGGTACGAGTGGCTGTACGTGCTCTCCGGGAGGCTCCGGCTCGTCCTGGGCGAGCACGACGTCGTCCTGACCGCCGGCGAGGCGGCCGAGTTCGACACGCGCGTCCCGCACTGGTTCGGGCCGACCGAGGACGGGCCGGTGGAGTTCCTCAGCCTGTACGGGCCGCAGGGGGAGCGCATGCACGTACGGGCGCGCCCCAAGAAGTCCGGCTGA
- a CDS encoding NADPH:quinone oxidoreductase family protein: MQAWRVHENGEPGAVMRREEVEPPTPGDGQVLLRVRAANVNFPDALLCRGHYQVRPPLPFTPGVEVCAETEDGRRVITTAALPHGGFAEYTLADAAGLLPAPEALDDAEAAALHIGYQTGWFGLHRRAHLQEGETLLVHAAAGGVGSAAVQLGKAAGATVIGVVGGQEKAAVARALGCDLVIDRRSEDVVAAVKAATGGRGADVIYDPVGGEAYQQSAKCVAFEGRIVIVGFASGTVPAPALNHALVKNYSILGLHWGLYAAKDPASIARCHETLTAYAAKGIVKPLIGERVPFALAADAVQRVADGTTTGRLVVLPEGAHA, from the coding sequence ATGCAGGCATGGCGTGTGCACGAGAACGGCGAACCGGGCGCGGTGATGCGCCGGGAGGAGGTCGAACCGCCCACCCCCGGCGACGGTCAGGTCCTCCTCCGGGTCCGCGCCGCGAACGTCAACTTCCCCGACGCGCTGCTCTGCCGCGGCCACTACCAGGTGCGGCCCCCGCTGCCCTTCACCCCCGGCGTCGAGGTCTGCGCCGAGACCGAGGACGGACGCCGGGTCATCACCACCGCCGCCCTCCCGCACGGCGGCTTCGCCGAGTACACCCTCGCCGACGCCGCCGGGCTCCTGCCCGCCCCGGAGGCACTCGACGACGCCGAGGCCGCCGCGCTGCACATCGGCTACCAGACCGGCTGGTTCGGCCTGCACCGCCGTGCCCACCTCCAGGAGGGCGAGACCCTCCTCGTCCACGCGGCGGCGGGCGGCGTCGGCAGCGCCGCCGTCCAGCTCGGCAAGGCGGCCGGCGCCACCGTCATCGGCGTCGTCGGCGGCCAGGAGAAGGCCGCCGTCGCCCGCGCCCTCGGCTGCGACCTGGTGATCGACCGCCGCTCCGAGGACGTCGTCGCCGCCGTCAAGGCCGCCACCGGCGGCCGGGGCGCCGACGTGATCTACGATCCCGTCGGCGGCGAGGCCTACCAGCAGTCCGCCAAGTGCGTCGCCTTCGAGGGCCGGATCGTGATCGTCGGTTTCGCGAGCGGCACCGTCCCCGCCCCCGCCCTCAACCACGCCCTGGTGAAGAACTACTCGATCCTCGGCCTCCACTGGGGCCTGTACGCGGCGAAGGACCCGGCCTCGATCGCCCGCTGCCACGAGACCCTGACCGCCTACGCGGCGAAGGGGATCGTCAAGCCGCTCATCGGCGAGCGCGTCCCCTTCGCCCTCGCGGCCGACGCCGTCCAGCGCGTCGCCGACGGCACCACCACCGGCCGCCTGGTCGTCCTCCCGGAAGGAGCCCACGCATGA
- a CDS encoding acyl-CoA dehydrogenase family protein, whose product MTDAEELRSRVRQLLAEHPPATTDRTDFLKARFDAGLAWVHYPVGLGGLDAPRALQAVVDAELAAAGAPDNDPRRIGIGLGMAAPTLLAYGSEEVKSRFLRPLWVGEEVWCQLFSEPGAGSDLAALGTRAVRDGEDWVIDGQKVWTSSAHIARWAILIARTDPDAPKHRGITYFVCDMTDPGVEVRPLRQITGEAEFNEVFLTGVRIPDAHRLGEVGDGWRVAQTTLMNERVSIGGARIPREGGMIGKLATTWRERPELRTHELHRRLLDLWVDAEVARLTGERLRQQLVAGQPGPEGSAMKLGFARLNQAISGLEVELLGDEGLLYGEWEMRRPELVDFTGRDAGYRYLRSKGNSIEGGTSEVLLNIVAERVLGLPPEPRNDKDVAWKDLAR is encoded by the coding sequence ATGACCGACGCCGAGGAACTCCGCAGCCGGGTCAGGCAGTTGCTCGCCGAGCACCCGCCGGCCACGACCGACCGCACCGACTTCCTGAAGGCCCGCTTCGACGCCGGACTCGCCTGGGTGCACTACCCCGTGGGCCTCGGCGGCCTCGACGCGCCCCGCGCCCTCCAGGCCGTCGTCGACGCCGAACTCGCCGCCGCGGGCGCCCCCGACAACGACCCGCGCCGGATCGGCATCGGCCTCGGCATGGCCGCCCCCACCCTCCTCGCGTACGGCTCCGAAGAGGTCAAGTCCCGCTTCCTGCGGCCCCTCTGGGTCGGCGAGGAGGTCTGGTGCCAGCTCTTCAGCGAGCCCGGCGCCGGCTCCGACCTCGCCGCGCTCGGCACGCGCGCCGTACGCGACGGCGAGGACTGGGTGATCGACGGGCAGAAGGTGTGGACCTCCAGCGCCCACATCGCCCGCTGGGCCATCCTCATCGCCCGCACCGACCCGGACGCGCCCAAGCACCGGGGCATCACCTACTTCGTCTGCGACATGACCGACCCCGGCGTGGAGGTCCGGCCGCTGCGCCAGATCACCGGCGAGGCCGAGTTCAACGAGGTCTTCCTCACCGGCGTCCGCATCCCCGACGCCCACCGCCTCGGCGAGGTCGGCGACGGCTGGCGGGTCGCCCAGACCACCCTCATGAACGAGCGGGTCTCCATCGGCGGCGCCCGCATCCCCCGCGAGGGCGGCATGATCGGGAAGCTCGCCACGACCTGGCGCGAGCGCCCCGAACTGCGCACCCACGAGCTGCACCGCCGCCTCCTCGACCTCTGGGTCGACGCCGAGGTCGCCAGGCTCACCGGCGAACGCCTCCGCCAGCAGCTCGTCGCCGGACAGCCGGGACCCGAGGGCAGCGCGATGAAGCTCGGCTTCGCCCGGCTCAACCAGGCCATCAGTGGCCTTGAGGTCGAACTCCTCGGCGACGAGGGCCTGTTGTACGGGGAGTGGGAGATGCGTCGCCCCGAGCTCGTCGACTTCACCGGCCGCGACGCCGGCTACCGCTACCTCCGCTCCAAGGGCAACTCGATCGAGGGCGGGACCAGCGAGGTGCTCCTCAACATCGTCGCCGAGCGGGTCCTCGGCCTGCCCCCGGAGCCCCGCAACGACAAGGACGTCGCCTGGAAGGACCTCGCGCGATGA
- a CDS encoding acyl-CoA dehydrogenase family protein gives MTDLLYSETEDDLRATVRALLADRAGHQVLLDRIETDDPYVPGLWKSLAGDIGAAGLLVPEKLGGQGASHREAAVVLEELGRAVTPLPYLTSAVVATETLLGLAGEGGGPAVELLAELASGRKVAVLAVPLSTAPDAEPFPPGAPEAGPSPSAASDAGPLPASTVAGVADAVAADVLLVPRADGLYAVPAEEATVEPQTPLDLTRPLARVTTRPGTGTRLADGDAARTAVRRGLLAGAGLLASEQLGLAERCLEETVRYTRERHQFNRPVGSFQALKHRMAQLWLDVVGARAAARAAADALATGSPDAPLTVAVAQAYCSKVAVRAAEECVQLHGGIGMTWEHPAHLALKRAKSDQIALGSTGRHQDAIAALMDLPAPA, from the coding sequence ATGACTGATCTGCTGTACTCCGAGACCGAGGACGACCTGCGGGCGACGGTGCGCGCCCTGCTCGCCGACCGGGCCGGCCACCAGGTGCTGCTCGACCGGATCGAGACGGACGATCCGTACGTCCCCGGCCTCTGGAAGTCCCTCGCGGGCGACATCGGAGCCGCCGGGCTCCTCGTCCCCGAGAAGCTCGGCGGCCAGGGCGCGAGCCATCGCGAGGCCGCCGTGGTCCTGGAGGAGCTGGGCCGCGCGGTGACCCCACTGCCGTACCTCACGAGCGCGGTGGTGGCCACGGAGACGCTGCTCGGCCTGGCGGGGGAGGGCGGCGGCCCGGCCGTCGAGCTCCTGGCGGAGCTCGCGAGCGGACGGAAGGTCGCGGTCCTCGCCGTACCGCTGTCGACCGCGCCGGACGCGGAGCCGTTCCCGCCCGGAGCGCCGGAGGCGGGACCGTCCCCGTCCGCCGCATCCGACGCCGGGCCGCTGCCCGCCTCCACGGTCGCGGGCGTGGCCGACGCCGTCGCCGCCGACGTCCTCCTCGTCCCGCGCGCCGACGGCCTGTACGCCGTACCGGCCGAGGAGGCGACGGTCGAGCCGCAGACCCCGCTCGACCTCACCCGCCCGCTCGCCCGCGTCACCACGCGGCCCGGGACCGGCACGCGACTCGCCGACGGCGACGCGGCCCGTACGGCCGTCCGGCGCGGACTGCTCGCCGGGGCGGGACTGCTCGCCTCCGAGCAGCTCGGGCTCGCCGAACGGTGCCTGGAGGAGACCGTCCGGTACACCCGCGAGCGCCACCAGTTCAACCGGCCCGTCGGCTCCTTCCAGGCCCTGAAGCACCGCATGGCCCAGCTCTGGCTGGACGTCGTCGGGGCCAGGGCCGCGGCCCGCGCCGCCGCCGACGCCCTCGCCACCGGCAGCCCGGACGCCCCGCTCACCGTCGCGGTCGCCCAGGCCTACTGCTCCAAGGTCGCGGTCCGCGCCGCCGAGGAGTGCGTCCAGCTGCACGGCGGCATCGGCATGACCTGGGAGCACCCGGCGCACCTGGCGCTGAAGCGGGCCAAGTCCGACCAGATCGCGCTGGGTTCGACGGGCCGGCACCAGGACGCGATCGCCGCCCTGATGGACCTCCCGGCGCCCGCGTGA